A genome region from Ahaetulla prasina isolate Xishuangbanna chromosome 8, ASM2864084v1, whole genome shotgun sequence includes the following:
- the LARP7 gene encoding la-related protein 7 isoform X1: MPGVGVLSRAHDSEIEMETENIRSKIMEKETTEQRKEREKKKRSRVKQVLSDIAKQVDFWFGDVNLHKDRFLREQIEKSRDGYVDISLLISFNKMKKLTTDRKLIARAVKDSSVVELDLEGIRIRRRQPLGDQPKDVDSRTVYVELLPKNVNHSWIERVFGKCGNVVYVSIPRYKTSKDPKGFAFVEFETKEQAEKAIEYLNNPPEDAPRKPGMFPKTVKNKVVPALTTSDSTVVEEKKKKKKKKSKTKKENGQSNTGAKDVYMASSTECTKSHWTISESSETELSEIQRHSSKKEKKKLDKTQSLGLGETRSGKRKRNRSDDGEISVVKEKKISQKDNVHSAKEQSAGLEDSKEISTEEEREIGDKKETSLSKAKRKHKKKHKERHKMGEEVIPLRVLSKNEWMHLKQEYLTLQKASMSSLKKAMTKANAVPLGTMERDVCTADASETRNGKCIGKNDLAPAEKIHPMGPQFESGVIVKILGTDPLPGRKHIKDMLTTLADVAYVDLLEGDTECHVRVKTPGDAQLLINSHKDLQAKNNWKLEILTGDHEQRYWQKILVDRLAKLNQPREKKRGTEKLIAKAEKMRLAKTQEISKHIRFSEDE; this comes from the exons ATGCCCGGCGTCGGAGTCCTTTCGAGAGCAC ATGACAGTGAGATAGAAATGGAGACAGAAAATATAAGAAGCAAAATTATGGAGAAAGAAACTACTGAACAGAGAAAGGaacgagaaaaaaaaaaaagatccagagTTAAACAAGTCCTTTCAGATATAGCAAAACAAGTTGACTTCTGGTTTGGTGATGTTAATCTTCACAAAGACAGATTTCTCAGAGAACAAATAGAAAAATCTAGAGATGGAT ATGTTGACATATCACttctgatttctttcaacaaaatgaaaaaatTAACCACTGACAGAAAATTGATAGCACGAGCAGTTAAAGATTCATCTGTTGTAGAA TTGGATTTAGAAGGAATCAGGATCAGAAGGCGGCAACCTTTGGGTGATCAGCCAAAAGATGTGGATAGtcgtactgtatatgtg GAATTGCTTCCTAAAAATGTCAATCACAGTTGGATTGAACGAGTATTTGGAAAATGTGGCAATGTAGTTTATGTCAGCATTCCTCGCTATAAGACCTCCAAAGACCCTAAAGGATTTGCATTTGTGGAATTTGAAACAAAAGAACAAGCTGAAAAAGCTATAGAA TACTTGAATAACCCACCAGAAGATGCACCAAGAAAACCTGGTATGTTTCCCAAAACAGTAAAAAACAAAGTTGTTCCTGCATTAACTACAAGTGATTCTACCGTAGTTG aagaaaaaaagaagaagaaaaagaaaaaatctaaaacaaagaaggaaaacGGCCAATCAAATACTGGAGCAAAAGATGTATACATGGCCAGTTCTACAGAATGCACCAAAAGTCATTGGACAATATCAGAGAGTTCTGAAACAGAATTATCAGAAATCCAACGACactcttcaaagaaagaaaagaagaaacttgaTAAAACACAAAGCTTGGGTCTAGGAGAAACTAGATCAGGAAAGAGGAAACGGAATCGCTCTGATGATGGAGAGATATCAGttgtaaaagagaagaaaatttcTCAGAAAGATAATGTTCACTCTGCAAAGGAGCAATCAGCAGGGCTGGAGGATTCCAAAG aaatttctactgaagaagagagagaaattggTGATAAGAAAGAAACCTCTCTTTCAAAGGCTAAAAGAAAACACAAGAAGAAACATAAAGAGAGACATAAGATGGGAGAAGAAGTTATTCCACTGAGAGTTCTCTCAAA GAATGAATGGATGCATCTGAAACAAGAGTATTTGACCCTACAGAAAGCCAGCATGTCATCCCTGAAAAAAGCAATGACCAAAGCAAACGCTGTGCCCCTTGGAACAATGGAAAGAGATGTCTGCACGGCAGATGCCTCTGAAACAAGAAATggcaaat GTATCGGCAAGAATGATTTAGCTCCTGCTGAGAAAATTCATCCAATGGGACCCCAGTTTGAGAGTGGAGTGATTGTGAAAATCCTTGGTACTGATCCACTGCCAGGCAGGAAGCACATCAAG GACATGCTAACAACACTCGCTGATGTTGCTTATGTTGATCTGctggaaggagatacagaatgtCATGTACGGGTTAAAACACCTGGAGATGCACAGCTTTTAATAAACTCACATAAAGATCTGCAGGCAAAGAACAATTGGAAACTTGAGATCCTTACAG GTGATCACGAACAAAGATACTGGCAGAAGATCTTGGTGGACCGACTAGCTAAACTGAATCAACCTAGAGAAAAGAAGCGGGGCACAGAAAAA cTAATAGCAAAAGCTGAAAAAATGAGACTGGCAAAGACTCAAGAGATAAGCAAGCATATACGTTTCTCTGAGGATGAGTAA
- the LARP7 gene encoding la-related protein 7 isoform X2: protein METENIRSKIMEKETTEQRKEREKKKRSRVKQVLSDIAKQVDFWFGDVNLHKDRFLREQIEKSRDGYVDISLLISFNKMKKLTTDRKLIARAVKDSSVVELDLEGIRIRRRQPLGDQPKDVDSRTVYVELLPKNVNHSWIERVFGKCGNVVYVSIPRYKTSKDPKGFAFVEFETKEQAEKAIEYLNNPPEDAPRKPGMFPKTVKNKVVPALTTSDSTVVEEKKKKKKKKSKTKKENGQSNTGAKDVYMASSTECTKSHWTISESSETELSEIQRHSSKKEKKKLDKTQSLGLGETRSGKRKRNRSDDGEISVVKEKKISQKDNVHSAKEQSAGLEDSKEISTEEEREIGDKKETSLSKAKRKHKKKHKERHKMGEEVIPLRVLSKNEWMHLKQEYLTLQKASMSSLKKAMTKANAVPLGTMERDVCTADASETRNGKCIGKNDLAPAEKIHPMGPQFESGVIVKILGTDPLPGRKHIKDMLTTLADVAYVDLLEGDTECHVRVKTPGDAQLLINSHKDLQAKNNWKLEILTGDHEQRYWQKILVDRLAKLNQPREKKRGTEKLIAKAEKMRLAKTQEISKHIRFSEDE, encoded by the exons ATGGAGACAGAAAATATAAGAAGCAAAATTATGGAGAAAGAAACTACTGAACAGAGAAAGGaacgagaaaaaaaaaaaagatccagagTTAAACAAGTCCTTTCAGATATAGCAAAACAAGTTGACTTCTGGTTTGGTGATGTTAATCTTCACAAAGACAGATTTCTCAGAGAACAAATAGAAAAATCTAGAGATGGAT ATGTTGACATATCACttctgatttctttcaacaaaatgaaaaaatTAACCACTGACAGAAAATTGATAGCACGAGCAGTTAAAGATTCATCTGTTGTAGAA TTGGATTTAGAAGGAATCAGGATCAGAAGGCGGCAACCTTTGGGTGATCAGCCAAAAGATGTGGATAGtcgtactgtatatgtg GAATTGCTTCCTAAAAATGTCAATCACAGTTGGATTGAACGAGTATTTGGAAAATGTGGCAATGTAGTTTATGTCAGCATTCCTCGCTATAAGACCTCCAAAGACCCTAAAGGATTTGCATTTGTGGAATTTGAAACAAAAGAACAAGCTGAAAAAGCTATAGAA TACTTGAATAACCCACCAGAAGATGCACCAAGAAAACCTGGTATGTTTCCCAAAACAGTAAAAAACAAAGTTGTTCCTGCATTAACTACAAGTGATTCTACCGTAGTTG aagaaaaaaagaagaagaaaaagaaaaaatctaaaacaaagaaggaaaacGGCCAATCAAATACTGGAGCAAAAGATGTATACATGGCCAGTTCTACAGAATGCACCAAAAGTCATTGGACAATATCAGAGAGTTCTGAAACAGAATTATCAGAAATCCAACGACactcttcaaagaaagaaaagaagaaacttgaTAAAACACAAAGCTTGGGTCTAGGAGAAACTAGATCAGGAAAGAGGAAACGGAATCGCTCTGATGATGGAGAGATATCAGttgtaaaagagaagaaaatttcTCAGAAAGATAATGTTCACTCTGCAAAGGAGCAATCAGCAGGGCTGGAGGATTCCAAAG aaatttctactgaagaagagagagaaattggTGATAAGAAAGAAACCTCTCTTTCAAAGGCTAAAAGAAAACACAAGAAGAAACATAAAGAGAGACATAAGATGGGAGAAGAAGTTATTCCACTGAGAGTTCTCTCAAA GAATGAATGGATGCATCTGAAACAAGAGTATTTGACCCTACAGAAAGCCAGCATGTCATCCCTGAAAAAAGCAATGACCAAAGCAAACGCTGTGCCCCTTGGAACAATGGAAAGAGATGTCTGCACGGCAGATGCCTCTGAAACAAGAAATggcaaat GTATCGGCAAGAATGATTTAGCTCCTGCTGAGAAAATTCATCCAATGGGACCCCAGTTTGAGAGTGGAGTGATTGTGAAAATCCTTGGTACTGATCCACTGCCAGGCAGGAAGCACATCAAG GACATGCTAACAACACTCGCTGATGTTGCTTATGTTGATCTGctggaaggagatacagaatgtCATGTACGGGTTAAAACACCTGGAGATGCACAGCTTTTAATAAACTCACATAAAGATCTGCAGGCAAAGAACAATTGGAAACTTGAGATCCTTACAG GTGATCACGAACAAAGATACTGGCAGAAGATCTTGGTGGACCGACTAGCTAAACTGAATCAACCTAGAGAAAAGAAGCGGGGCACAGAAAAA cTAATAGCAAAAGCTGAAAAAATGAGACTGGCAAAGACTCAAGAGATAAGCAAGCATATACGTTTCTCTGAGGATGAGTAA